The Maylandia zebra isolate NMK-2024a linkage group LG14, Mzebra_GT3a, whole genome shotgun sequence genome includes the window aataataaactggactggagccACAACACTCATGCTCTTTACAGGAAGTGTCACGGACCCGGTGCCGGGGACTCGGGGTTCGTGAACAGTGTGgacctttattgttattagtgtattggatgtatgtttgctgcactgtgctcttgtgttccatgctggtgtgtgtgtgtgtgtgtgtgtgtgaggctggaggatgaaggacagccacctgcaggcctgatgggtgtggccctgccagctgcTGGTCACGCCTAGCTTACCACACACCTGCTTCTGATCAggatcgtcgggggagctacttaacagAGCGATGGAGCTTCCTCCGGCGCAGGATCGTTGAGTTAGActccatgtcagtgtttctagtgTTGTTAAAGTGTATGCCTGCCGGAGTTGGTGCCATAAcggctgtgtctgtgtttttccccAGGAGGACAGCGGAACACAGGACTGCAAGACACACGGGGTGTGTGAAGGCACAGGGGCAGAGAGCACGGGATACCAGCACTTGGGAGAAGACACGTCACGGGAGTCGAGGGAGCACTTTTGGAGATTCAATGTGTGGTGTACAATtacctcactgtaaataaacccactGTTCATTCCATtaagtccagcgtttgggtcctatttccCCATCTCCCCACgatctgccagccagaccgtgacagaacGATCCTGCCAGATGGACCCAGCGGACTTTTCGGAGAGGTTCAGGAGGGAGGTGACAGACAAAGTAAATCGTCTATGTGAACTGTGGCTGGAAGCGCACGCGGAGGGTTTACGTTGTGCTGTGGAGAAGCGGTTGCAGGAAACACTGACTTGTTTTCCCTGGGTGTTGGACAATCTTTTTCCGATTGTGGCGGATTTCCTGCTCAACACCCTTCACCTCCACTCTCCGATCCAGGCTGCCCCCCCACTCGGCCAGCCTGAGGTTCTTCAGCCTGATACGCCGGCCCCGACGTCTACCCGGAAACGGCGTTCGCGCCGCCGGCGTTCCTCACCGCAGCCGCCCTCCCGGACATCTCAAGaaccggctgtggtgagtaatAAGGACACTTTTTCATTTCTCACCCcatctgcttttttgttttcagtggatGGTGACACCGCTGACGCTGCTGCAAGCCGGCCAACAGTACAACTAGCGTGGCCTCATTCAGCAGTCTCCACGCCACTGGCGGCTTCACCATCTGCGGTTGTAGCGCCGTCATCATCCCATCCGCATGCAGTCACCCCTCGGCCATCTTCTTCACCGGCTCTACCTTCACCTTCCCCACCTGCGGACACCGCATCACCATCTTCGCCTCCGGATCATCCATCTGTGGCTGAAGCGCAGCCAGAGGTGCCCGCACGGCCAGCTGTTGAGCCCTGCGAGCCGGAGCAGGAGCCCGGAGAGCGGGAGGAGCTGCTCAGCGAAGcggagcaggagctcagggagcGGGAGGTGCCTGCACGGCCAGCCGTGCAGCCCTGCGAGCCGGAGCCCGGAGAGCGGGAGCAGCGGCTCGGCGAGCGGGAGCTCAGCATGCTCGAGCGGGAGCTCAGCATGCTCGAGCCgaaggagctcagcgagccgaaggagctcagcgagccgaaggagctcagcgagccgaaggagctcagcgagcgagGGGAGCCCGCGTCGCCAGCTGtagagctcagcgagccggaggagcacAGCGAGCTAATGCCGGAGGAGCACtgtgagccggaggagctcagcgagcttatgctggaggagctcagcatgccgaaggagctcagcgagcttatgctggaggagctcagcatgccgaaggagctcagcgagcgagGGGAGCCCGCGTCGCCAGCTGTAGAGctcggcgagccggaggagctcggcgagccggaggagcacAGTGAGCCGGGGGAGCCCAGCGAGCTAATGCCGGAGGAGCACAGTGAGCCGGGGGAGCCCAGCGAGCTAATGCCGGAGGAGCACTGTGAGCCGGGGGAGCCCAGCGAGCTAATGCCGGAGGAGCACTGTGAGCtggagcagctcagcgagccaCCCACTGAGAAGCCCGCACCGCTGCTGGCGGACTTCAACGAGCCGGAGGGACCGGCGTTGCCAgcagaggagctcagcgagcctgGTGAGCCCGCGCTTCCACCGGAGGAGCTCGGAGGTCCGGAGGGATCCGCTGAGCCAGAGCTGGAGGTCGGCGTGCCGGAGGGGCCGCCACGTCCAGCAGCCCGGCCGCCACGTCCTGCAGCCCGGCCGGTACATCGAGAATCATGGGTTGTGCTGAGGCGGGAGCTACAacgccgccgccaccggacccgtggcaggccaccaGAACCGTTCCACCGCGGCTGCCGGACCCATGGCCGCCC containing:
- the LOC143421921 gene encoding uncharacterized protein LOC143421921, producing MPEEHSEPGEPSELMPEEHCEPGEPSELMPEEHCELEQLSEPPTEKPAPLLADFNEPEGPALPAEELSEPGEPALPPEELGGPEGSAEPELEVGVPEGPPRPAARPPRPAARPVHRESWVVLRRELQRRRHRTRGRPPEPFHRGCRTHGRPPELLRFHQGVRGWRMKDSHLQA